One genomic region from Dromaius novaehollandiae isolate bDroNov1 chromosome 21, bDroNov1.hap1, whole genome shotgun sequence encodes:
- the LOC112991722 gene encoding T-cell surface glycoprotein CD3 epsilon chain, with amino-acid sequence MAEKSRRRNTRMRFELSLLLLGLMLCVVGTAAQEEDAEAEEGPAPGQEFLVEISGTTVTITCPITESNIVWKSTLSKPDDNVRKYVIENYDSSPVNVSCSSGDQKHSMYLNARVCTNCEELDTLAVMGIITADLLITLGVLILVYYFSKDRKGKASAGAGSRPRGQKMQRPPPVPNPDYEPIRKGQREVYAGLEPRGF; translated from the exons ATGGCagagaagagcaggaggaggaacacaAGGATGAGGTTTGAGCTTTCCTTGCTTCTTCTGGGGCTCATGCTGTGCGTGG TTGGCACCGCTGCACAGGAGG aGGATGCTGAAGCAGAGGAAG GCCCAGCTCCCGGTCAAGAATTCCTGGTGGAGATTTCTGGAACTACAGTGACCATCACGTGTCCCATAACTGAGAGCAACATAGTCTGGAAGTCAACTTTGTCAAAACCAGATGACAATGTTAGGAAATACGTCATAGAGAATTATGACAGCTCTCCTGTCAATGTGAGTTGTTCTTCAGGTGATCAGAAGCATAGTATGTACCTGAATGCCAGAG TGTGCACAAATTGTGAGGAGCTGGATACCTTAGCTGTGATGGGGATCATCACTGCAGACCTTCTCATCACCCTTGGGGTACTGATTCTGGTCTATTACTTCAGCAAGGACAGGAAGGGGAAAGCCAGCGCTGGTGCCGGCAGCCGGCCACGAG GCCAGAAGATGCAGCGTCCTCCTCCTGTTCCTAACCCAGACTATGAG CCCATCCGGAAGGGCCAGCGGGAAGTGTATGCAGGCCTGGAACCCAGGGGCTTCTGA
- the LOC112991715 gene encoding T-cell surface glycoprotein CD3 delta chain — translation MRPRGAPGAAALLAGLLLPLLGPLARGQEAVVVKEASGQVFLQCGTGGASDSVSWWKDGRQIGTEARLDLGAVYDDPRGVYTCRLGRGRGAAQDLALQVHYRMCQNCIEVDAATVSGIVVADVVATVFLAIAVYCITGHDKGRMSRASDRQNLIANEQLYQPLGERDSAQYSRLAPVKARK, via the exons ATGCGGCCGAGGGGGGCTCCGGGCGCCGCGGCGCTGCTCgccgggctgctgctgccgctgctggggCCGCTCGCCCGAG GGCAGGAGGCGGTGGTGGTGAAGGAGGCCAGCGGCCAGGTGTTCCTGCAGTGCGGCACCGGCGGCGCGTCCGACAGCGTCTCGTGGTGGAAGGACGGCCGGCAGATAGGCACCGAGGCGCGCCTGGACCTGGGCGCCGTCTACGACGACCCGCGGGGCGTCTACACCTGCCGGCTGGGCCGCGGGCGTGGCGCGGCCCAGGACCTGGCGCTCCAGGTGCACTACCGAA TGTGCCAGAACTGCATTGAAGTGGACGCCGCCACTGTCTCGGGGATCGTGGTCGCGGACGTGGTCGCCACCGTCTTCCTGGCCATCGCGGTGTACTGCATCACCGGCCACGACAAGGGACGCATGTCGCGAG CTTCTGACAGGCAGAACCTCATTGCCAACGAGCAGCTCTACCAG CCCCTCGGCGAGCGGGACAGTGCACAGTACAGCCGGCTGGCACCTGTCAAGGCCCGCAAGTGA